The window CCCGCACCGCATGGCTGCCGCAGACCGGACATTTTTCCGGGAAGGCATATTTCACCGCATCAGTCGGGCGCTTTTCCAGCAGCACGTCCAACACCTGCGGAATAACGTCGCCGGCGCGCTGCACGATGACGGTGTCGCCGATACGAATATCGTGATCTTCCGGGCGGATGCGCTCGCCGCTATTGCCGATGCCTTCAATATAATCGGCATTATGCAGCGTCGCATTGGTGACGACGACTCCACCAACGGTGATCGGCGTCAGACGCGCCACCGGCGTCAAAGCGCCGGTGCGTCCCACCTGGATTTCAATATTTTCGACCGTGGTGAAGGCCTGCTCAGCCGGAAACTTGTGCGCAGTGGCCCAGCGCGGGCTGCGCGATCGGAAACCAAGCCGCTCCTGAAGATCGAGCCGGTCGACCTTATAAACCACGCCGTCGATATCGTAATCGAGATCGGGTCGGGCGACACCGATTTCATTATAATGTTCAAGCAATTGCTCGGCAGAGGTGAATCGTTTCATCAGCGGGTTGACCGGAAAGCCCCAGTCCTGGAATTTCTCCACGATACCATATTGCGTATCCGCAATCCGTGCCGGCTGGCCGCCATTCGAGACCTCACCCAAAGCATAGGCAAAAAACCTCAGCTTGCGTTTCGCCGTCACATTGGCGTCGAGCTGGCGCAGCGAACCGGATGCCGTGTTGCGCGGGTTCACATAGGTCTGCTTGCCGTCCGCCTCCATCTGGGCGTTGAGCGCCAGAAAATCGCTCTTGGCCATATAGACCTCGCCGCGCACTTCCACCACATCGGGCGCATCGGCGGGCAGCTCATTCGGAATTTCCTTGATGGTCTTTATATTGGCGGTGACATTCTCGCCCGTCGTGCCGTCGCCACGCGTCGCCGCCGTCTTCAGCTTGCCGTTCTCATAGCGGATGGACATGGAAAGACCGTCGATCTTCGGCTCGGCGGTAAAGGCAATGGAATCGTCAGGCAGATGCCCGAGAAAACGATAGACGGAACTGACGAAGTCGCGCAGGTCCTCTTCCGAAAATGTATTGTCGAGCGACAGCATCGGCCGGGCATGCACGATGGGCGCAAAGGTCGGAAGTGGTGTGAAGCCGACTTTTTTCGACGGGCTGTCGGCCCGCACCAACGCCGGGAAAGCGGCTTCGATGGCGTCGTTGCGCCGCTTCAGGGCGTCATATTCCGCATCCGAAATCTCCGGCGCATCCTTGCCATGGTAAAGCGCATCGTGGCGCGCAAGCTCGGCCGCCAGAAATGCAAGCTCGGAAGAGGCTTCAAGCTCGGTCAGGTTTTCGACGGGAATCTGGTCTTTCGACATGGAAGAAGCCTCACGGATGAATCTGCAATGCTTTTAGCGAATTATTGCCAAACGCAAAACCATCCTCGCTTTTCAACAGACAGGAATCCGTTATTCTGAACATCCGGATGAAACAGATGCCGGAGCCTTCCATGGACGTCACGATCCTCATTGCCTTTGCGGCAGCCTTCTTTGTGTTCGCAGCCAGTCCCGGACCGGACAATATGACGATCGTTGCCCGCACGATCACCCATGGGGCCGCCTCCGGCCTCGCCTATGGTGCGGGAACCGTGGCCGGAATTTTGATCTTCCTCACGCTTGCAGCCTTTGGCCTGTCCATCCTCGCCGCCGAAATGGGAACCCTGATGGCGGTACTGCGCTACGGCGGCGCGGCCTATCTGGTGTGGATGGGCATCAGGCTCTGGACGGCGGAACCTATCGTTCCCGATCTGCAGCCGGTGAGTGCCGGGCGTAGCCTCATCTCGCTATTCGCGACTGGAACCGCGCTCAACCTCGGCAATCCGAAAATGCCGCTCTTTTACGTCGCGCTGCTGCCGAACATTGTCGGCGCTTCGCTGACGATCGATCACCTTGCGGCCCTGGCAACGGTCATCATCGCGGTGGAGGCGATTGTTATCGGCGGTCACGTTCTTCTCGCCGTGCGGGCGAGAAAACTGCTGCGGCAGCCGAAAATCATTCGCAGGGTGAACCGGGCGGCAGGCGGGATCATGATCGGCTCCGGCGTCGCGGTCGCCGTCAGCCGTTAATCCTTGGCGGCAAGCAGGCGAGCCGCCGCGGCCCTCGCCTCGTCCGTCACCGATGCGCCGGCAAGCATGCGGGCGATTTCTTCGGTGCGGTGTTTCGGCTCCATCGTCGCCACACGCGTGGCGATGCGTTCGCTGCCGTCGCCCGAGGGGCCCTTGGAAATGAGAAGATGAGTCGCCGCCCGCGCCGCCACCTGCGGTGCATGGGTGACGGACAGCACCTGAACGGTCTTGGACAGGCGGCGCAGCCGCTGGCCAATGGCATCCGCCACAGCCCCGCCAACGCCCGTATCGATTTCGTCGAACACCAGCGTCGGTGCAGAACCGCGATCCGCCAGCGCCACTTTCAGCGCCAGCAGGAAACGGGACAATTCGCCACCCGAGGCCACTTTCATGATCGGCCCCGGCCGTGTGCCCGGATTGGTCTGAACGTGGAATTCCACCGTGTCGATGCCCTCGGCCGTCGCCTGCTCGGGATCGGACGTCACCTCGACGGTAAACCGCGCCCGCTCCAGCTTGAGCGCCGGCAATTCCGCCATCACCGCATTGGAAAGCGCATCCGCCGCGTGGCGGCGTTTGTCGGAAAGAGATTGCGCAGCACGGTCGAAATCGGCCTTCACCACACCGAGATTAGCCTCGAGCTTGCCGAGCTTTTCCTCGCCGGCATCGAGATCGGCAAGATCGGCCACCATTTTTTCGGCGAGGGCAGGCAAGTCAGGCACGGCGACATTATATTTGCGTCCGGCGGCACGCAGCGCAAACAGCCGCTCCTCCACCCGCTCCAGCTCACGCGGATCGAACTCGGTGCGGCGCAGCGCCGCCTCCACTTCCATCTGCGCATTGGAAAGGCTGTCCAGCGCGGCATCCAGCAATTGCACGGTGTCTTCCAGCAAACCGGGAGCCTCGTGGCTCTTGCGCTCCAGACGCCGCATCATCGAGGCGATGACAGGCACAGGCGAGGCATTGCCGTTCAGGAATTCGCTGGCCTCGGCAATATCACCGGCAATGCGTTCGGATTTCTGCATCACCGCCCGTCGCTCGGCAAGCTCTTCCTCTTCGCCGTCACGCGGCGAAAGCCCTTCCAGTTCCTCGACGGAAGAGCGCAGATAATCCGCCTCGCGGGCGGCAGC is drawn from Agrobacterium tumefaciens and contains these coding sequences:
- the ligA gene encoding NAD-dependent DNA ligase LigA, which codes for MSKDQIPVENLTELEASSELAFLAAELARHDALYHGKDAPEISDAEYDALKRRNDAIEAAFPALVRADSPSKKVGFTPLPTFAPIVHARPMLSLDNTFSEEDLRDFVSSVYRFLGHLPDDSIAFTAEPKIDGLSMSIRYENGKLKTAATRGDGTTGENVTANIKTIKEIPNELPADAPDVVEVRGEVYMAKSDFLALNAQMEADGKQTYVNPRNTASGSLRQLDANVTAKRKLRFFAYALGEVSNGGQPARIADTQYGIVEKFQDWGFPVNPLMKRFTSAEQLLEHYNEIGVARPDLDYDIDGVVYKVDRLDLQERLGFRSRSPRWATAHKFPAEQAFTTVENIEIQVGRTGALTPVARLTPITVGGVVVTNATLHNADYIEGIGNSGERIRPEDHDIRIGDTVIVQRAGDVIPQVLDVLLEKRPTDAVKYAFPEKCPVCGSHAVRERNEKTGKLDSVTRCTGGFVCRAQAVEHLKHFVSRNAFDIEGLGTKQIDFFFESDDPALSIKTAPDIFTLKARQEASHLTKLENIDGFGKVSVKKLFDAIDARREIDLHRLIFALGIRHVGETTAKLLARSYGTYDHFEEAMKAAADPASDAWAELNSIDGIGEVVARAIIEFYKEPRNLDVIDRLIRELQPKEAEKPSTEGSPVAGKTVVFTGSLEKFTRDEAKARAESLGAKVAGSVSKKTDILVAGPGAGSKLAKAAELGVQTMDEDEWLALIGG
- the recN gene encoding DNA repair protein RecN is translated as MLVQLSIRDIVLIERLDLGFEAGLSVLTGETGAGKSILLDSLSLALGGRGDGGLVRHGEEKGQVTATFEVPNSHPTRLLLRENGLDDDGDLIFRRVQSSDGRTKAYINDQAISVQMMRQLGQLLVEIHGQHDDRALVDTDAHRTLLDAFAGLSDEARSVQGLYRTWKDAERALKTHRAKVEAAAREADYLRSSVEELEGLSPRDGEEEELAERRAVMQKSERIAGDIAEASEFLNGNASPVPVIASMMRRLERKSHEAPGLLEDTVQLLDAALDSLSNAQMEVEAALRRTEFDPRELERVEERLFALRAAGRKYNVAVPDLPALAEKMVADLADLDAGEEKLGKLEANLGVVKADFDRAAQSLSDKRRHAADALSNAVMAELPALKLERARFTVEVTSDPEQATAEGIDTVEFHVQTNPGTRPGPIMKVASGGELSRFLLALKVALADRGSAPTLVFDEIDTGVGGAVADAIGQRLRRLSKTVQVLSVTHAPQVAARAATHLLISKGPSGDGSERIATRVATMEPKHRTEEIARMLAGASVTDEARAAAARLLAAKD
- a CDS encoding LysE family translocator, producing MDVTILIAFAAAFFVFAASPGPDNMTIVARTITHGAASGLAYGAGTVAGILIFLTLAAFGLSILAAEMGTLMAVLRYGGAAYLVWMGIRLWTAEPIVPDLQPVSAGRSLISLFATGTALNLGNPKMPLFYVALLPNIVGASLTIDHLAALATVIIAVEAIVIGGHVLLAVRARKLLRQPKIIRRVNRAAGGIMIGSGVAVAVSR